The region TATCGAATGCTATGGAGGTAATAAATTCTGCGAAATTCCCTTGGATTACTCAAAACAGCCTGGTAGATGCAAATAATGCAGACCTTATATTTTCTACAGAACATTTGTTTGCTTTAAATATAGTTCGTATGAATACCATTTACGAAAACTCATTTACCACAACAGGCGGAAGTAATGTTTTTTATATGTTTCCTGCAACCAGAACCGAATATTACGATAGTAACTCAGACGACTACAGATATCTATACTGGTACAGAGCAAACAATGAAGGGAATTATTTTTTAAGAAAGTACGAACAGTTAGAAAGTACAAGCTGGCCGACTGCTTATCGCAATAAAATGCCAATTATCAAATTGTCTGAAATGTACTTTATTGCTGCGGAAGCTCTCAAAGATACAGATATTACAAAGGCTTCAACATTGATTAATGAGGTACGCGTACATAGAGGGCTTAGTGCAATGACTATCGACAGATCTGTATTTGATACTGTTTTATTACAAGAGTTTAGAAAGGATGTTGTAGGCGAAGGACAACTCTTCTTTTTCCATAAAAGATTAAACTCAAGCCGTATTCCTCGTTCGCCGATTAATGATATTATAGCTGTTAAAGGTTACAAATTGCCAATTCCAGTAAGTGAGCTTAATAATGCACCTGGCAGAGTAGATAATCAATAATTAAAAAACACATTTCATCACTATGAAAAATATAACATTTGCAATACTAATCTGCTCCTTGCTATTTATAGGATGTGAAGAGGAACCCAAATCTTTATTTCCTGAAGATTTCAGTGGATTGAACTTATGGTTAGGCACTAATACTATGAAACCAGATAGTTTGGAGTACAACTATGCTTTTAAATCACTAAACAGCGTCGACAGTATAATGTTTTCTGTTAGACTAACTGGATTCTCTAGTACTCAAGACAGAACTTTCAGGTTAAAGCCAATAGGTGGAGATACCACTGCAATTGTAGAAGGAGTGCATTATAAGTTAAAAGACTATGTACTGAAAGCAAATACCTATCAGGATGTCTTTCCTGTTTATATCTATCGCTCTTCTGATTTTAAAAATAAGTCTGCTAAGATTGTTTTTGGCCTTAAAGAAAATGAAAACTTTAAAAAGGGAATTACGGAACGTTCTGATTTAAAAATTGTTTTCAGGGACAAATTTAGTAAACCGGCTCATTGGGATGTAGACCCGCTTCCTTATTACAGGTTATCTACCTTTTTTGGCGTTTACTCTGATGTGAAATTTCAATTTATTACAACAATAATCGGTGAAGCTCCTGTATTCAAAGTTCGTTATACAGGCACGCCTGTTTCTCCTAATGAAATTAGTTATACACGTGCCCAGTATTACCAAAATCGCTGCAAAAGCGAATTAATAAGGTACAATCAAGAGCACAGTCAGCCTTTGAGAGATGAAAATAATGTATTAGTTGTTTTTCCATAATTTTTGGATAAGACTAATTAAAAAAAGTAAAAATGAGAAAAGCAAATATATTTAAGTTGTTAAGCTTCTTATTTCTAATGATTATAATGGTTTCCTGCTATGATGATAAAGGGAATTATGAGTATCAAAAGTTAGATGAAGTAACTATTGATGTTTCTGAAATGGAAACCTCTTATTCTATTTTACGTTATGATACCTTAACGTTGCAGCCTAAAGTAATCTATAAGGGCACACAAGTAAATCCTCAAAATCCTCAGTTTAAGGAATTAAGTTTCAGCTGGGAAATGTATCCTGCTCAGATCAATAGAGATATTCAGGAAAGACATGATTTAGCAACTACTTTGCACCTTCATAAAGAGATTACAGCCAATGAATTAGTTTGGGAGGTGCTTTTTACAGTAACCAATACAAATACAGGAGTAAAAACATTTGCAAAATTTCCTGTGGCTGTCACTCCTTCTTTAGCCGAAGGCTGGATGGTGCTCTATGAAAAAGACGGCAATACAGATGTTGGTTTAATAACTAATAATGAAATTTCTAAAACCGCCACTAATGAACGAGTATATTATGATTTATATGCAAATGCCAATGGAGCTCCAATACCAGGTAAACCAGGCTCACTGATTTATTCACTTGCTAACCTTACAGGAGCTCATGCCTTGTATATTCAAAGTTCTAATGATGCCGTTCGCGTTGATCCCACAACATTTAGAAGTACTGCCGTTTTTAATGATAAATTATTTTGGACGCCTCCAGCGGTAAAAACTCCCGAATTTGTTACTGCAACTATAGCCAGAAAGGAATTTCTAATAAATAACAATCAGCTCCACGTGGTTGATTACACCATTATTGCACCTGGAGACAGAGCGTTTAATGATGCCTTAGCCGGTAGTTATGGAAAATTAGCACCCTGGATGGCCACTGCAACGAGCGCTGCTTTTGATGCCATTTTATATGACCAGACCAATAAGAGGTTTGTAAAAGTGGTTTCCAGAGGCGCAGAAATTATTCCTATTGCAACTGCACAGGCTGCAACGGCAGCATTTGATGTCAATAATGTCGGTTTAGAATTAATCGATTCTGATTTAGGATTCAGCAATTTCGAACATATTCTTATGAAAGATGCTGTTGGCAGTTATTTTTTACTAACCGCAAATTTTATTGGCGGAGAGACCACTACAATTGGACGAGGTAAATATAACATGAGTTTGTGCCCCGAAATAGCTAGTGTTAATGCTATTACCGCAGGGGCATATGGCGAAGTGTTTTACTATAGTTCTCCTAATAATTTATATCAATTTAAATACACGCCTGGCACTACAGATAGACTTTGGGCTCCTCCGGCAGGCGAAAGCATAACTACAATTTC is a window of Flavobacterium crocinum DNA encoding:
- a CDS encoding DUF4843 domain-containing protein — encoded protein: MKPDSLEYNYAFKSLNSVDSIMFSVRLTGFSSTQDRTFRLKPIGGDTTAIVEGVHYKLKDYVLKANTYQDVFPVYIYRSSDFKNKSAKIVFGLKENENFKKGITERSDLKIVFRDKFSKPAHWDVDPLPYYRLSTFFGVYSDVKFQFITTIIGEAPVFKVRYTGTPVSPNEISYTRAQYYQNRCKSELIRYNQEHSQPLRDENNVLVVFP
- a CDS encoding PKD-like family lipoprotein → MRKANIFKLLSFLFLMIIMVSCYDDKGNYEYQKLDEVTIDVSEMETSYSILRYDTLTLQPKVIYKGTQVNPQNPQFKELSFSWEMYPAQINRDIQERHDLATTLHLHKEITANELVWEVLFTVTNTNTGVKTFAKFPVAVTPSLAEGWMVLYEKDGNTDVGLITNNEISKTATNERVYYDLYANANGAPIPGKPGSLIYSLANLTGAHALYIQSSNDAVRVDPTTFRSTAVFNDKLFWTPPAVKTPEFVTATIARKEFLINNNQLHVVDYTIIAPGDRAFNDALAGSYGKLAPWMATATSAAFDAILYDQTNKRFVKVVSRGAEIIPIATAQAATAAFDVNNVGLELIDSDLGFSNFEHILMKDAVGSYFLLTANFIGGETTTIGRGKYNMSLCPEIASVNAITAGAYGEVFYYSSPNNLYQFKYTPGTTDRLWAPPAGESITTISLQKYYNQNRATGVIYDPKNFCKILYIATYNESTKIGSVYQMGVNETNGAIITGTEKKYTGFGKIKAMAWKPFIVR